Genomic segment of Acinetobacter larvae:
TGCCATCGACAGCGATGATCTAAATGCTTGCCCATTTCGTGTCTTTACCTCATTGCTCCGTTTGGAACTGATTGCAGATCCGGCACTGCGTGAGGCAGCACAGCAGGCTTTGAGCAAACGTCAAATCTTTAGTGATCGCGCTTTGGCATTGACCCAACAGTTTGAACAGCAAGGTGGTTTAAACCAACAAGATGCACAAACTTTTGTATTGGAAGTTCTAGAAACCTTCCGCTGGCATACCGATGCTCCTGTAAGTAAAGCGTTATATCAAGATTTACATGATCAACATCGTTTAATTGCCGATGTGGTTGCATTTAAAGGCCCACATATCAATCACCTGACCCCTAGAACTTTGGATATCGATGCGGTGCAAAGTCATATGATCCGTCAAGGTATTCCAGCCAAAGCTGTGGTGGAAGGTCCACCACGTCGTCAATGTCCTATCTTATTGCGCCAAACCAGCTTCAAGGCATTAGAAGAAAAGGTAAATTTCAATGATGGTCAGCAGGTTGAGCAAGGCAGTCATACCGCCCGTTTTGGTGAAATTGAACAGCGCGGTATCGCACTGACCCCAAAAGGTCGTGCTTTATATGATCGGTTATTACAACAAGCACGCCAGCGCTTAGGGGCTGCTCCCAATGATGCCAATGCAGCACAGTATGTTGCAATTCTTGCAGAAGAATTTCAAAGCTTCCCAGATAGTTATGCAGAATTACACCAGCAGCAACTCGCCTATTTTTACTATTTCATGCAAGCGCAACCCCATGCAGACCATCTAGAGATCTCACAGGATACAGATGCGGTCAATGCCTTATTGAATGCTGGCGTGCTCGCCATTGAACCCATTGTCTATGAAGACTTTTTACCAGTATCTGCGGCAGGGATTTTCCAGTCCAATCTCGGTGAAGCGAGCCAAACTGATTATGCCTCTGCCTCCAATCAAACGCTATTTGAACAGAGCCTAGGCGCACAGGTTTTAGATGAAATGCAGTTGTATCAACAGCTACAAGATAAATCTTTACAACACTGTCTGGCACAATTAAGCCTTAGCGACGCCTAAGCTGCTTATTTTGAGTACCCTAAGCAAGTAGTAATACACGTTGTAATACGGGCTTGATCAAACTCAGCAATACTACAGTTGTACACAATATGGTCAATCACCATCCCTCGGTGGTTGACCATAGCATCCAAGACAACAGCCATCAGCCGATGCTTAGATCGATCACTACTTCTGCTCAGCCCTAAAATAAAAAAACCAATAAATACAAGCTTAAAGTACTTCATTCGCTCGACCAAACCGCTGTTCAACTGCTGTGATTTGCACCAAAATTTACCGATAAAATCATGTGAAATATTAAACTTTATTCCGAAACGGAATGATAGTTGTCGGATTATTCGTTTGAGAGTGACAAAAAACTAAACTAAATTCACAAATACGCAAAAGAAAAGGAATATTTTGTGAAGAAACTTTGGAAGTTTTATGTAAACACGTCGTTTATGGCCAAGATGACCACGGGCTTTGTTCTAGGGATTGTGGTTGGCGTATTACTGGGCCCTAAGAGTTCGGTTTTTTACCCGCTTGGTAAGCTATTTTTAAACCTGCTACAGATGATTGTCATTCCCTTGGTGATTCTCCCACTCATTGTTGCAGTCAATCATTCTAACCCCAAAGAGCTGGGGCGAATCGGTATTAAAATTTTCCCCTTTTATTTTATTTCCACTGCCGTCGCTGTGGTCTTGGGGATTATTTTAGCCAAATGGACCCACCCTGGTGTTGGTTTAACCTTACCCAATAGCGCCAATATTACTGCGCCCGACAGCCCATCTTTTATTAATACACTGCTCAATATGGTACCGACCAATATTTTCCAAGCACTCAGTGCTGGCGATTTATTGGCGATCGTCTTTATAACTATTGTTGGTGGATTATCGATTTTATTTTTACGTCATAGCCAAGACCCAAAACAACGCCAATCTGGCGACTTATTGTTTAACGTTTTGCAAGCCTGTAATGACGTCGTGACCAAAATATTGGCGGGCGTATTATTATATGCACCGATCGGTGTATTTGGGATTACAGCCAATACCTTTGGTACCCAAGGGATTGACATGGTGATTGTACTGAGTAAGTTCATTGGCACGTCTTATTTGGGCGTAATATTATTGATCTTCCTGATTTTCCCTATTTTCTTAAAACTATTTGGGGTAAAAGTCATTCAGTTTTATAAAGACATTAAGGAAGCCATGCTGACGGCATTTGTCACCAGTAGCAGTATCGGGACTTTACCAGTGTCATTAAGATGCGCTGAAAAAAATGGCATCAGTGACAAAGTATCACGACTTACCCTGCCCTTAGGTTTGGCTTTTAACTTAAATGGTACAGCTTTACGCTTTGGGGTTGCGGTTATTTTT
This window contains:
- the hglS gene encoding 2-oxoadipate dioxygenase/decarboxylase HglS; amino-acid sequence: MTHWISSNEIRSRFSALMSDMYQKEVPLYGDLIDLVKDINQQTLRQQPALKQQLQQTGELARLSQERHGAIRLGSAAELSNMRRVFAVMGMYPVGYYDLVPSGVPVHSTAFRAIDSDDLNACPFRVFTSLLRLELIADPALREAAQQALSKRQIFSDRALALTQQFEQQGGLNQQDAQTFVLEVLETFRWHTDAPVSKALYQDLHDQHRLIADVVAFKGPHINHLTPRTLDIDAVQSHMIRQGIPAKAVVEGPPRRQCPILLRQTSFKALEEKVNFNDGQQVEQGSHTARFGEIEQRGIALTPKGRALYDRLLQQARQRLGAAPNDANAAQYVAILAEEFQSFPDSYAELHQQQLAYFYYFMQAQPHADHLEISQDTDAVNALLNAGVLAIEPIVYEDFLPVSAAGIFQSNLGEASQTDYASASNQTLFEQSLGAQVLDEMQLYQQLQDKSLQHCLAQLSLSDA
- a CDS encoding dicarboxylate/amino acid:cation symporter, which encodes MKKLWKFYVNTSFMAKMTTGFVLGIVVGVLLGPKSSVFYPLGKLFLNLLQMIVIPLVILPLIVAVNHSNPKELGRIGIKIFPFYFISTAVAVVLGIILAKWTHPGVGLTLPNSANITAPDSPSFINTLLNMVPTNIFQALSAGDLLAIVFITIVGGLSILFLRHSQDPKQRQSGDLLFNVLQACNDVVTKILAGVLLYAPIGVFGITANTFGTQGIDMVIVLSKFIGTSYLGVILLIFLIFPIFLKLFGVKVIQFYKDIKEAMLTAFVTSSSIGTLPVSLRCAEKNGISDKVSRLTLPLGLAFNLNGTALRFGVAVIFASEIVGISLSVPELATIVIISTLAAVGTAGVPGAGLIGMSIVFSQANLPIEIVALTAGVNVILDMIFTCGNVVGDLVGAKIVDQSERRAGAIDIDDDAIAHIDNEASPNHLPRSS